In a genomic window of Ipomoea triloba cultivar NCNSP0323 chromosome 3, ASM357664v1:
- the LOC116011850 gene encoding HMG1/2-like protein: MKGGKSKAKADNKLSVKKRGGETKKAKKAAKDPNKPKRPPSAFFVFMEEFRKTYKEKHPNNKSVAQVGKAGGDKWKQLSDAEKAPYQAKAEKRKQEYEKSMQAYNRKQAGEAAEEEESDKSRSEVNDDDEDEDGSAEDDDDDDDE; the protein is encoded by the exons ATGAAGGGAGGTAAATCCAAGGCCAAAGCTGATAACAA gCTCTCCGTGAAAAAGAGAGGCGGTGAGACAAAGAAAGCGAAGAAAGCTGCCAAGGATCCGAACAAGCCGAAGAGGCCTCCGAGTGCTTTCTTCGTGTTCAT GGAGGAGTTCCGCAAGACGTACAAGGAAAAGCATCCGAACAACAAGTCCGTTGCACAA GTCGGTAAAGCTGGCGGAGACAAATGGAAACAGCTCTCTGATGCT GAGAAAGCTCCTTACCAAGCCAAGGCTGAGAAGAGGAAGCAGGAATACGAGAAGAGCATGCAAGCCTACAATAGAAAACAG GCTGGGGAAGCTGCCGAAGAGGAGGAATCTGACAAGTCAAGGTCAGAGGTGAacgatgatgatgaggatgaggatgggAGTGCAGAG gatgatgatgacgacgatGATGAGTAA